A window of the Paenibacillus woosongensis genome harbors these coding sequences:
- the mobA gene encoding molybdenum cofactor guanylyltransferase, translating into MEWTGIILAGGRSSRMGTNKAVLPIDGQPVIERLACELQKATDEVVISCGPSARYAELGLPLRQDIYSGCGPLAGLHAGLAASARKWCLVVSCDMPFANAALFRYMAELAQMLEEQRRGHGEPMEVVIPYVGGRAQPLLAMYRHSVLPELERALGEGLLRVNYWISGLPAKYISGEELSQASGLPAELVVFNMNRPEDYRIAQLYAEQQNLGQRNC; encoded by the coding sequence ATGGAGTGGACTGGAATTATTTTAGCGGGCGGCAGGTCGAGCCGCATGGGAACGAATAAGGCGGTACTGCCGATAGATGGCCAGCCAGTCATTGAACGGCTGGCCTGTGAGCTGCAGAAGGCCACTGACGAGGTCGTTATCTCCTGCGGCCCATCCGCCCGTTATGCCGAATTAGGCCTTCCACTGCGGCAAGACATCTATTCCGGATGCGGGCCGCTGGCTGGGCTGCATGCCGGGCTTGCTGCATCAGCCCGTAAGTGGTGTCTTGTCGTAAGCTGTGACATGCCCTTTGCAAATGCAGCTTTGTTCCGTTATATGGCCGAGCTGGCTCAGATGCTGGAGGAGCAGAGGCGGGGACATGGGGAGCCCATGGAGGTTGTTATTCCCTATGTAGGCGGCCGAGCGCAGCCGCTGCTGGCAATGTATCGCCACAGTGTATTGCCTGAGCTAGAACGGGCGCTGGGGGAGGGGCTTCTTCGGGTAAATTACTGGATTTCCGGCCTTCCGGCCAAATATATTAGCGGAGAGGAGCTGAGCCAGGCCTCTGGGCTGCCCGCAGAGCTCGTTGTATTCAATATGAATCGGCCGGAGGATTACAGGATCGCTCAGCTATATGCCGAACAGCAGAATTTGGGACAGAGGAATTGTTAA
- a CDS encoding MFS transporter, translated as MARLRNYTENPSDSLLPLGLLNFFIYGTMVIFAAFFQLYLLDVGMDKLEIGSLMAIAPLVSLIAHPFWRYLSDRTQNIRIILLIMLTGLLIAGHMVFKVDTYTMLYFTMILLYFFQSPLLSQSNSLILGYIEGTDLKFNTYRLWGSLGWTLLALGSGAVIDQVGHNGISLLFSVTLMLAIGSSLLLPSIRKTTNTPWIRTHEITRVLQNKYFIAFIVFGVLVSIPNAINTIFMPIFMNDLGSTRLEVGGAVFLSTLFEAGTFTLLHRYLKRRITYLMACITIVSILFALRWQLMSVASTPLQIIFIQVLHAVTFGGFFYVGTRLTALLLPRPLRSSGQAVYAFALSGLAFILAGFLGGWLFQSFGAVIMYRFGVTFTMFGAAGFAAMWYRIYKAGYSPTPLSEEP; from the coding sequence ATGGCGCGTTTGCGGAATTATACTGAGAATCCGTCAGATTCTTTACTGCCCTTGGGGCTGCTTAATTTTTTCATCTATGGGACTATGGTTATCTTTGCAGCCTTCTTCCAATTATATTTGCTGGACGTTGGCATGGACAAGCTGGAGATCGGCAGCCTGATGGCAATTGCCCCTCTGGTTTCCTTGATTGCCCATCCATTCTGGAGGTATTTGAGCGATCGCACCCAGAATATCCGCATCATCCTGCTGATCATGCTCACGGGCCTGCTTATAGCCGGTCATATGGTGTTCAAAGTGGACACTTATACTATGCTTTATTTTACGATGATTCTGCTGTATTTTTTTCAAAGCCCTTTGCTATCGCAGAGCAACAGTCTCATTCTTGGATATATCGAAGGGACGGATTTAAAATTTAATACTTACCGGCTGTGGGGCTCATTAGGCTGGACCTTGCTCGCTTTGGGCTCAGGGGCGGTCATCGATCAGGTTGGGCACAACGGCATTTCGCTGCTGTTCAGTGTGACCCTGATGCTGGCGATCGGCTCGTCGCTGCTGCTTCCGTCCATTCGCAAGACGACTAACACGCCCTGGATAAGAACACATGAGATTACCCGGGTTCTGCAAAATAAATATTTTATCGCCTTCATTGTTTTCGGAGTCCTGGTCTCCATCCCTAATGCCATTAATACGATATTCATGCCGATATTCATGAATGATCTGGGCAGTACCAGACTGGAGGTTGGCGGCGCGGTGTTCCTGTCCACCCTATTTGAAGCGGGCACATTCACGCTGCTTCACCGCTATCTTAAACGCAGAATCACCTATTTAATGGCTTGTATCACAATCGTGAGCATTCTGTTTGCGCTACGGTGGCAGTTGATGTCTGTAGCTTCCACGCCGCTGCAGATCATTTTTATCCAGGTGCTGCATGCCGTGACGTTCGGCGGCTTCTTCTATGTGGGCACCCGGCTGACCGCCCTGCTGCTGCCCCGTCCTCTCCGCTCCTCCGGGCAAGCGGTTTATGCGTTTGCGCTGAGCGGCCTAGCCTTCATACTCGCCGGCTTCCTCGGCGGATGGCTGTTCCAGAGCTTCGGAGCGGTGATTATGTACCGGTTTGGCGTTACGTTTACGATGTTTGGCGCAGCAGGCTTTGCCGCGATGTGGTATCGCATCTACAAGGCTGGATATTCACCCACCCCATTATCTGAAGAACCTTAA
- a CDS encoding LacI family DNA-binding transcriptional regulator, with amino-acid sequence MRVPNIKQIAEAAGVSVSTVSRVLNNHPYVREDKRKAVEEAVERLQYSRNMNAVHLVKGATQTIGVVLPQINNAYFGRVVEGIGEQALQVNYQLMLCQTGYRTHEERRALHMLRDKIVDGLIIVSRSLSLNQIEKYAKYGPITLCEEVRGRSLSCVYFDHYASFQKAIIYLWNKGHRRIGYTVNRRNSASSSTRNKAYLDTLASLGGESRETWIFDNCLHLEDGAGLLTKILAMDDPPSALLITGDQVAAGLMIAAQNQGVRIPDDLAFIGLDNQPISKLLGITTIDNRLNEIGAEAFGISYRQITKQTDSTIIQELGFKIVERSSV; translated from the coding sequence ATGCGGGTGCCAAACATTAAGCAGATCGCCGAGGCTGCCGGAGTTTCTGTCAGCACGGTTTCCCGGGTCCTGAACAATCACCCCTATGTCCGGGAGGATAAGCGCAAGGCCGTCGAAGAGGCCGTTGAACGTCTGCAATATTCACGCAACATGAATGCCGTCCATCTGGTCAAAGGAGCGACGCAAACGATCGGCGTCGTTCTGCCCCAAATCAATAATGCCTACTTCGGCAGAGTCGTCGAAGGGATCGGAGAGCAGGCGCTGCAGGTCAATTACCAGTTGATGCTGTGCCAGACAGGCTACCGTACCCATGAGGAACGGCGGGCGCTGCACATGCTGAGGGATAAGATCGTGGATGGACTCATCATCGTCTCGCGCTCGCTCTCCTTGAATCAAATCGAGAAATATGCCAAATACGGCCCCATTACACTGTGTGAAGAAGTGCGCGGCCGCTCCTTATCCTGCGTTTATTTCGATCATTATGCCTCTTTCCAAAAAGCAATCATCTACCTGTGGAATAAAGGCCACCGCCGGATCGGCTACACGGTGAACCGCAGGAATAGTGCCAGCAGCTCCACCCGCAACAAGGCATACCTGGACACGCTCGCTTCCCTCGGAGGCGAGAGCCGTGAAACCTGGATCTTTGACAACTGCTTACATCTCGAGGATGGCGCCGGGCTGCTGACAAAAATCTTGGCCATGGACGACCCGCCGAGCGCTCTCCTGATCACCGGAGATCAGGTAGCTGCCGGATTGATGATCGCCGCCCAGAATCAAGGCGTGCGGATTCCCGACGATCTTGCCTTCATCGGCCTCGATAACCAGCCGATCTCCAAGCTGCTCGGCATCACCACGATCGATAACCGGCTGAACGAGATCGGCGCAGAGGCCTTCGGCATCAGCTACAGGCAAATTACCAAACAGACCGACAGCACGATCATCCAGGAGCTTGGCTTCAAAATCGTCGAACGATCCAGCGTTTAG
- a CDS encoding DUF378 domain-containing protein, which translates to MKTLDTIALTLLIIGGINWLLVGLFQYDLVASIFGGQGSAAARIIYAIVGISALYCIKFFGSTAVDNNRATR; encoded by the coding sequence GTGAAAACATTAGATACGATTGCTCTTACACTGCTAATTATCGGCGGCATAAACTGGCTGCTGGTCGGGTTGTTCCAGTATGATTTGGTAGCCTCGATCTTCGGCGGGCAAGGCAGCGCAGCGGCCCGCATCATTTATGCGATTGTCGGCATCTCTGCTCTGTACTGCATCAAGTTTTTTGGCAGCACAGCCGTGGATAACAACAGAGCTACCCGTTAA
- a CDS encoding glutamine--tRNA ligase/YqeY domain fusion protein, whose product MEHNSSNSTPPNFIKNIITEDLKSGKVKEIVTRFPPEPNGYLHIGHAKAIWINFTIADEFGGRTHLRFDDTNPVKEDVEYVNSIKEDVKWLGFDWEELHFASDYFEEMYERAIVLIKKGKAYVDDQSPDEIRATRGTLTEPGQNSPYRDRSVEENLGLFARMRAGEFKDGEKVLRAKIDMASPNINLRDPVIYRILHASHHNTGDKWCIYPMYTYAHPLEDAIEGITHSLCTTEFEDQRPFYDWVIEETEMPSVPRQYEFGRLNLTQTVTSKRKLKLLVDEGIVDGWDDPRMPTISGLRRRGVTPEAIKAFVFEAGISKAYGEIDLKMLDHFIREDLKLKAPRTMAVLDPLKVVITNYPEGQTELLEAENNSENPEMGHRQIPFSREIYIEREDFMENPPSKYFRLFPGNEVRLKHAYFIKCNDVIKDEEGNVVEIHCTYDPETKSGSGFTGRKVKGTIHWVEASQAVPAEFRLYEPLIRDVQVEEGVQLDDEEGGEEKTFMDYLNPNSLKVVQGFVEPGLKDVKPQDKFQFFRHGYFNVDSKYSAPGRPVFNLVVSLKSSFQLPDKK is encoded by the coding sequence GTGGAGCATAACAGCAGCAACAGTACACCTCCTAACTTTATTAAGAACATTATTACCGAGGATCTGAAGAGCGGCAAAGTGAAGGAGATCGTCACGCGCTTTCCGCCGGAGCCAAACGGTTATTTGCATATCGGGCATGCCAAAGCGATCTGGATTAACTTTACGATCGCTGATGAATTCGGCGGCCGCACCCATCTGCGCTTTGACGATACAAACCCCGTCAAGGAGGACGTGGAGTACGTCAACTCGATCAAGGAAGACGTGAAATGGCTTGGCTTCGATTGGGAAGAGCTGCATTTTGCCTCGGATTATTTCGAAGAGATGTATGAGCGGGCGATCGTGCTGATCAAGAAAGGCAAAGCCTACGTTGACGATCAAAGCCCCGACGAGATCCGCGCGACCCGCGGAACGCTGACCGAGCCGGGTCAGAATAGCCCGTATCGCGACCGTTCCGTGGAGGAGAACCTTGGTCTGTTCGCCCGGATGCGTGCCGGGGAATTCAAGGACGGCGAGAAGGTGCTGCGCGCCAAAATTGACATGGCCTCGCCGAACATTAACCTGCGGGATCCGGTCATTTACCGCATTCTCCATGCTTCTCATCACAACACGGGAGACAAGTGGTGCATCTATCCGATGTATACCTACGCCCATCCGCTGGAGGATGCGATCGAGGGCATCACGCACTCGCTCTGCACGACAGAATTTGAAGATCAGCGTCCGTTCTATGATTGGGTCATCGAGGAGACGGAGATGCCAAGTGTTCCCCGCCAGTATGAATTTGGGCGCTTGAATCTGACCCAGACGGTAACGAGCAAGCGGAAGTTGAAGCTGCTGGTTGACGAAGGCATCGTGGACGGCTGGGACGACCCGAGAATGCCGACGATATCCGGCCTGCGCCGCCGCGGCGTAACGCCGGAAGCGATCAAGGCTTTCGTGTTCGAAGCGGGCATATCCAAGGCGTACGGGGAGATTGATCTGAAGATGCTGGATCATTTCATCCGTGAGGATTTGAAGCTGAAGGCGCCAAGAACGATGGCTGTCCTTGACCCGCTTAAAGTCGTGATCACGAACTACCCGGAAGGGCAAACCGAACTGCTCGAAGCTGAGAACAACAGCGAGAACCCGGAAATGGGCCATCGCCAAATCCCGTTCTCCCGGGAAATTTATATTGAGCGCGAGGACTTCATGGAGAACCCGCCAAGCAAGTATTTCCGCTTGTTCCCGGGCAATGAGGTGCGTTTGAAGCATGCTTATTTCATCAAATGCAATGACGTGATCAAGGATGAAGAAGGCAATGTAGTGGAAATCCACTGTACTTACGATCCGGAAACGAAGAGCGGCAGCGGATTTACCGGCCGCAAGGTGAAGGGTACGATCCATTGGGTCGAGGCATCGCAGGCGGTACCAGCCGAATTCAGACTATACGAGCCGTTGATCCGGGATGTTCAGGTGGAGGAAGGGGTTCAGCTCGACGATGAGGAAGGCGGCGAAGAGAAAACCTTCATGGACTACCTCAACCCGAACTCCTTGAAGGTCGTTCAAGGTTTTGTGGAGCCGGGCTTGAAGGATGTGAAGCCGCAGGATAAATTCCAGTTTTTCCGCCATGGCTACTTCAACGTCGATTCCAAATATTCGGCGCCGGGCCGTCCGGTCTTTAACCTGGTCGTATCTCTGAAGAGTTCCTTCCAGCTGCCGGATAAAAAATAA
- a CDS encoding DUF2164 domain-containing protein has protein sequence MAITPLKLPREQREQMISLIQEYFEVERGEQIGDLAADGMLDFFLKQIGPYVYNQALSDSRQLVNERMASLEEDIYALELRPGRVR, from the coding sequence ATGGCCATCACCCCATTGAAGCTGCCTAGAGAGCAGCGCGAACAAATGATATCGCTCATTCAGGAATATTTCGAGGTGGAACGGGGCGAACAAATCGGCGATTTGGCCGCAGACGGCATGCTGGATTTTTTTCTGAAGCAAATCGGCCCTTATGTATACAATCAGGCACTAAGCGACTCCCGCCAGCTTGTGAATGAACGAATGGCATCGCTGGAAGAAGATATCTATGCGCTTGAACTGAGACCCGGACGAGTCAGATAA
- a CDS encoding GNAT family N-acetyltransferase, with protein MHGDETDVPRKFSIWIRRSELRDAVQLMEIDALAWTSRTSPSPIKWASREQYLRNCPPGGQLVAVIGERVCGYLGFAAPTAMPCHRHVYEIHVAIHPAYRRLGIGSSLMAAMKELAAEEGIRKLSLRVLSTNPCAVAFYESCGFMMQGRLIAEYCIEGEYVDDILMWCPVIPPASDSK; from the coding sequence ATGCATGGCGATGAAACGGATGTGCCTCGGAAGTTCAGCATCTGGATCAGGCGATCGGAGCTGCGGGACGCAGTTCAATTAATGGAGATTGACGCGTTGGCCTGGACCAGCCGGACCAGCCCCTCTCCTATCAAGTGGGCGTCCCGGGAGCAATATTTGCGGAACTGTCCGCCAGGCGGCCAGCTCGTAGCTGTTATCGGTGAGCGGGTGTGCGGATATTTGGGTTTTGCCGCACCTACGGCGATGCCATGCCATCGCCATGTGTATGAAATTCATGTGGCGATTCATCCGGCTTACCGGCGGCTCGGAATTGGAAGCAGTCTAATGGCGGCAATGAAGGAGTTGGCTGCGGAAGAGGGCATCCGCAAGCTCTCCCTGCGCGTGCTCAGCACGAATCCTTGCGCTGTTGCCTTTTATGAAAGCTGCGGGTTTATGATGCAGGGCAGGCTGATTGCGGAATATTGCATTGAAGGGGAATATGTGGACGATATTTTAATGTGGTGCCCGGTTATCCCTCCAGCAAGTGATAGCAAATAG
- a CDS encoding MFS transporter, which yields MKFLEQYPKEVKGFLVASLVNSAGGSLMWPLVSMYVFDELGRSMADAGFVILIQSVGGIAGQLLGGGLYHRIGVKRLIVGSLILNALGLFTLPFINSYWLFFVAMMGFIGFCNAVSLPAIQAFVGFRFADRRGELFNVIYVANNIGVAAGTALSGFLAEFSYHLSFILNGVTSAGFALFFFAYLSRIDGIGGGAAVKLKKGAPSEGKGMGLLLGNTRIYLYMGLGSLFLWFGNSIWNTGVSPYIISEGMSKTAYGYLWTLNGILIFVAQPVTGAIKRLFARTENAQMTISAMFYLSAYVVIVIMNNYPGMVLAMVLATLGEMLISPAIPSFIAERCGKEAPFYIGLVGGLGAAGRVIGPYIMGSMYDGGGLPPVAWLAAGTAVLSISFFFAHSRMNRANAAPERAV from the coding sequence TTGAAATTTTTGGAGCAGTATCCTAAAGAAGTGAAAGGTTTTCTAGTCGCGAGTCTTGTCAATTCCGCAGGCGGGTCGCTCATGTGGCCGCTCGTGTCGATGTATGTGTTTGATGAGCTGGGCCGCAGCATGGCGGACGCCGGCTTCGTCATTCTGATCCAATCCGTCGGCGGCATCGCCGGACAGCTCCTGGGAGGCGGGCTGTATCACAGAATCGGCGTTAAGAGATTGATCGTCGGCTCCCTGATTCTAAATGCGCTCGGATTGTTTACATTGCCTTTTATCAACAGCTACTGGCTGTTTTTTGTGGCGATGATGGGCTTCATCGGCTTCTGCAATGCCGTGTCGCTTCCGGCAATCCAGGCCTTTGTCGGCTTTCGGTTTGCCGACCGGCGCGGAGAGCTGTTTAATGTCATTTATGTGGCCAACAATATTGGAGTAGCCGCCGGTACGGCGCTGAGCGGATTTCTGGCTGAATTTTCGTATCATTTGAGTTTTATCCTAAACGGGGTAACCTCGGCCGGGTTCGCGTTGTTCTTCTTCGCTTATTTGTCACGGATCGACGGTATCGGCGGTGGAGCAGCGGTGAAGTTGAAGAAAGGGGCTCCCTCCGAAGGCAAGGGGATGGGGCTGCTGCTTGGAAATACGCGAATTTATCTCTATATGGGCCTCGGCTCGCTGTTTCTCTGGTTCGGCAACTCGATATGGAACACGGGGGTGTCCCCGTACATTATCTCCGAAGGGATGTCCAAAACTGCCTATGGCTATTTGTGGACGTTGAACGGCATATTGATCTTTGTCGCTCAGCCGGTGACGGGGGCGATCAAGCGGCTGTTTGCCCGTACGGAGAATGCCCAGATGACGATTAGCGCGATGTTCTACCTGTCGGCCTACGTCGTCATCGTCATTATGAACAATTATCCGGGCATGGTGCTGGCGATGGTGCTGGCCACGCTTGGAGAGATGCTGATTTCTCCCGCGATCCCTTCGTTTATAGCCGAGCGGTGCGGCAAGGAGGCACCGTTCTATATCGGGCTTGTAGGCGGTCTGGGAGCTGCAGGAAGAGTGATCGGCCCGTATATTATGGGATCGATGTATGATGGCGGCGGTCTTCCGCCGGTCGCTTGGCTGGCTGCCGGGACCGCGGTGTTATCCATCAGCTTCTTCTTCGCCCATTCCCGGATGAACCGGGCAAATGCTGCCCCAGAGCGTGCGGTATGA
- a CDS encoding molybdopterin-containing oxidoreductase family protein encodes MVREENGVFPAVCPLDCPDTCGLLLHKEDGKIVKVTGNPAHPITQGAICNKVRNMTERIYHPERILYPLRRTGAKGEGKFERITWDEAIGEITGRFTELIRDYGSESIMPYSFYGNMGALSVDGMDRRFFHRIGSTRLDQGICNAAGSVGWKYTMGFMGGKSPEETAKAKLFIVWGQNTISTNMHAWSIMEKARKQGAKLVVIDVHRNRTGDRADWFIPLHPGTDAALALGLMHVLFDRGLVNEEFLEKYTIGHQELREHVKQYTPDKVAAITGVPADDIVKLAKMYGETSPAFIQIGNGLQHHDNGGMNIRTIVCLPALTGQWLVEGGGAIKANGDYSKFNGTALERSDLRGNPDARIVSMNQLGEALLSLDPPIRGMFVYCANPAVVAPDTDKVERGLLREDLFTVVHDLFMTDTAKYADIILPATSTFENTDVYRSYWHHYIQLQEPVIPPQGESKSNMEVFKLLAQAMGFTEEAFQDTEEDMIRQALDHPENPHIEHITLDGLKEHRFLKLDMEYQSRYFTAPPTPSGKIELYSQRMAEAGLPPLPTYVPLVEGYDGERRPGTGSRYPLMFISPPNHSFLNSTFANVEKLAALEKEPTLQIHPEDAMARGISDGDAVLVWNDRGQFEVTAAVTDKMLPGTVVSQGLWWEQDGKRQRANALTPERLADMGNGATFFSTVVEVKRQRKCLPNQ; translated from the coding sequence ATGGTTCGAGAGGAGAATGGAGTGTTTCCGGCTGTGTGTCCATTGGATTGTCCGGATACCTGCGGCCTGTTACTGCATAAAGAAGACGGAAAAATCGTAAAGGTGACGGGGAATCCCGCGCATCCGATCACGCAAGGCGCCATCTGCAATAAAGTCCGCAACATGACGGAGCGTATATATCATCCGGAACGCATTCTCTACCCGCTGCGGCGGACGGGAGCCAAGGGGGAAGGAAAATTCGAGCGGATAACTTGGGACGAAGCCATTGGCGAAATTACCGGGCGATTTACGGAATTGATTCGCGATTACGGCTCAGAGAGCATTATGCCTTACAGCTTCTACGGCAATATGGGAGCGCTGAGCGTGGATGGCATGGACCGACGTTTCTTTCACAGGATTGGCTCGACCCGGCTGGATCAAGGAATTTGCAATGCAGCCGGCAGCGTAGGCTGGAAGTATACGATGGGATTCATGGGGGGAAAGAGTCCGGAGGAGACCGCCAAGGCCAAGCTGTTCATTGTATGGGGACAGAACACGATCAGCACGAATATGCACGCATGGTCCATCATGGAAAAGGCGCGCAAGCAAGGGGCGAAGCTCGTCGTTATTGATGTGCACCGGAATCGGACCGGCGATCGGGCTGACTGGTTCATTCCGCTCCATCCGGGAACGGATGCGGCTCTGGCGCTCGGCTTGATGCATGTCCTGTTCGACCGCGGCCTGGTGAACGAGGAGTTCCTCGAGAAATATACTATCGGCCATCAAGAGCTGCGCGAGCATGTGAAGCAGTATACGCCGGACAAGGTGGCAGCCATTACCGGGGTTCCGGCGGATGATATCGTCAAGCTAGCCAAGATGTACGGGGAAACATCCCCGGCGTTCATACAAATCGGCAACGGACTGCAGCATCACGACAACGGCGGCATGAACATCCGGACGATCGTCTGCCTTCCAGCGCTGACGGGGCAGTGGCTCGTCGAGGGAGGCGGCGCCATTAAAGCGAACGGCGATTATTCCAAATTCAATGGAACGGCTTTGGAGCGTTCCGACCTCCGGGGGAATCCCGATGCCCGGATCGTTAGCATGAACCAGCTCGGCGAGGCGCTGCTGTCCCTGGATCCGCCGATCCGGGGAATGTTCGTCTACTGCGCGAATCCGGCTGTGGTAGCCCCGGATACAGACAAGGTGGAACGAGGCTTGCTGCGCGAGGATTTGTTCACGGTCGTACATGATCTGTTCATGACGGATACGGCCAAATATGCGGATATTATCCTGCCGGCAACATCAACCTTCGAGAATACGGACGTATACCGCTCCTACTGGCATCACTACATCCAGCTTCAGGAGCCGGTCATTCCCCCGCAGGGCGAGAGCAAGAGCAATATGGAGGTATTCAAGCTGCTTGCGCAGGCGATGGGGTTCACGGAGGAGGCCTTTCAGGATACGGAAGAGGATATGATTCGCCAGGCTCTGGATCACCCGGAAAATCCGCATATCGAGCATATTACGCTGGATGGATTGAAGGAGCACCGCTTCCTGAAGCTGGATATGGAATATCAGAGCCGTTATTTCACGGCGCCACCAACCCCTTCCGGCAAAATCGAACTGTATTCGCAGCGCATGGCCGAGGCCGGGCTTCCGCCGCTGCCCACTTATGTTCCGCTCGTGGAAGGCTATGATGGCGAACGGCGGCCGGGCACAGGCTCCCGCTATCCGCTTATGTTCATTTCGCCGCCGAACCACAGCTTTCTCAACTCCACCTTCGCCAATGTGGAGAAGCTGGCAGCGCTGGAGAAGGAGCCGACGCTGCAAATTCATCCGGAGGATGCGATGGCACGGGGAATATCTGACGGGGACGCGGTTCTCGTATGGAATGATCGCGGGCAGTTCGAAGTTACGGCGGCGGTGACGGATAAAATGCTGCCGGGCACCGTTGTCAGCCAGGGGCTGTGGTGGGAGCAGGATGGCAAGCGCCAGCGTGCGAATGCACTTACTCCTGAACGCCTTGCCGATATGGGGAATGGGGCGACTTTCTTCTCGACTGTTGTCGAGGTAAAGCGTCAACGGAAGTGCTTGCCGAATCAATAA
- a CDS encoding AraC family transcriptional regulator encodes MYKVIIVDDDVAVLTFLSNMIPWEKYGFELEGACSDAYQALELSERNMPDLVVTDIGMPGMSGLELIKKLKELSGHSHFLILSCHDEFRFAQQAVQLGVQEYILKETLHVEGMEEILGRIRSQLVESSRLQQRVEKLQYQAVQSKSSLKEKWLRDFLTSPLTDPENGIPKLTDYGLIPNLNRFLPMVGSVYSYQDALSRYNNEHVLKFVIENMLEELLQEESRILFFPYSAKQFCLLYACEPDLKINPYAEAERFCCKLQRSLAGTLKVEVSFLIGELGSDSHKMKRQWMDLFQSANAFFYSAEPGVSKINRIMPLAGQEELLSYFPVLAEQINLLVLEGNTDVGPTVDAFIQFIAERKFHPIYVKQFLYKLELDIQLKLIYSHQFKNKKNQLMLDQVGSIHELKAWMTQFLMEAVSVMDQISKQSKKTEIIEAQKYIQMNLRRKITLEEVADHLYLNSSYFSRLFKKETGETFVEYMTRMKMERAREMLSDTSAAVEEVALALGYDNRSYFVKLFKKYYGISPSRLI; translated from the coding sequence ATGTATAAAGTGATTATTGTCGATGATGACGTTGCCGTGCTTACTTTCCTAAGCAATATGATACCTTGGGAGAAGTATGGCTTTGAATTGGAAGGCGCCTGTTCGGATGCATATCAAGCCCTGGAATTAAGTGAACGGAATATGCCGGACCTGGTGGTTACGGATATCGGGATGCCCGGAATGAGCGGCTTAGAGCTGATTAAAAAATTGAAAGAGCTTAGCGGGCATTCGCATTTTCTGATTCTCTCCTGTCATGATGAATTCAGATTCGCTCAACAAGCGGTTCAGCTAGGGGTACAGGAGTATATTTTAAAAGAAACACTCCATGTGGAAGGCATGGAGGAAATTCTCGGGAGAATCCGCAGTCAGCTTGTTGAAAGCTCCCGCTTACAGCAAAGGGTGGAGAAGCTGCAGTATCAAGCTGTTCAAAGCAAATCCAGCCTAAAGGAAAAGTGGCTCCGGGATTTTTTGACCTCCCCGTTGACGGACCCTGAAAACGGGATCCCAAAATTGACCGATTATGGATTGATTCCGAACCTGAATCGCTTCCTGCCGATGGTGGGCAGTGTTTACAGTTATCAGGATGCTTTATCCCGGTACAATAATGAACACGTTTTAAAGTTTGTCATTGAGAATATGTTGGAAGAGTTGCTTCAAGAAGAATCGCGGATTCTTTTTTTTCCCTATTCGGCTAAGCAATTTTGCCTGCTCTATGCGTGCGAGCCGGATCTTAAAATCAACCCCTACGCAGAAGCGGAACGTTTTTGCTGCAAATTGCAGAGAAGTTTGGCCGGGACTCTTAAGGTTGAAGTTTCTTTTCTCATAGGCGAGCTGGGTAGCGATAGTCATAAAATGAAACGCCAGTGGATGGATTTGTTCCAGTCGGCTAACGCCTTTTTCTATTCCGCCGAACCGGGAGTAAGCAAAATAAATCGGATCATGCCGCTTGCAGGCCAAGAGGAGCTGCTCTCTTATTTCCCTGTGCTGGCCGAGCAGATCAATCTTTTGGTTTTGGAAGGAAATACGGATGTTGGACCGACGGTTGACGCATTTATCCAATTTATCGCCGAACGGAAATTTCATCCGATCTACGTGAAGCAATTTTTGTATAAACTTGAGCTTGATATACAACTGAAATTAATATACAGCCACCAGTTTAAAAATAAAAAAAACCAACTGATGCTAGACCAGGTCGGCAGTATTCACGAATTGAAGGCTTGGATGACCCAATTTTTGATGGAAGCCGTCTCCGTCATGGATCAAATCTCCAAGCAAAGCAAAAAAACAGAAATCATCGAAGCCCAAAAATACATCCAAATGAATCTGCGGCGGAAGATTACGTTGGAGGAGGTGGCTGACCACCTCTACTTGAACTCGAGTTATTTCAGCCGGCTGTTCAAAAAAGAAACCGGTGAGACCTTTGTTGAATATATGACTCGGATGAAAATGGAGAGGGCCAGAGAGATGCTTAGCGATACGAGTGCAGCCGTAGAAGAAGTGGCGCTGGCGCTTGGATATGATAATAGGAGCTATTTCGTTAAGCTGTTCAAGAAGTATTATGGCATATCGCCAAGCCGATTAATTTAA